The genomic segment TGTTGTTATAGGTTTTTCACAAATTACATGTTTCTTATTAAGTAAAAATATTGTTGTCTGCTCTCCATGTAATGAGTTAGGTGAAGCAATATATACAGCATCTATATCAGAAGATTTTCCCATTTCTTCTAAATCTGTAAAAATTTTTCCTCCTACTCCACAATTTTTTTGAAATTCTAAGGCTGTTTCCTCTTTTCTTGAATAAATAGCTCCTACTTCACATTTAGGATTTCTTTTTATAGCTTCTACGAAATCTTTACTTATCCAATTTGTACCTATTATTCCAAATCTTATCATAATTATCCCTCCTAGTAAAAATATTGTGTTATTCAAAAAAATTTATTGCAAAATTCCAAAAATTTTTATAGGCTATTTTCTCTATATCCTCTTTTGTATAACCTCTATTTAAAAGTTCTTGTATAATATTTTGACTTTTAGAAGCATCTTCTAAATCTATAGGATTTGTATCACTATGTCCTTCTAAATATTCACAAAAATCAAAACCAAAAGCTACATGATTTATTCCTACTAAATTTACTAAATAATCTATATGGTCTACTAAATCCTTTAAAGTTGGTCTTTTATTAAAATCTACATCTTCTACTTTAACAGGATTAGAATACTCACATTTTTTTATAAAACCAACATAAGCATTAACTCCTATAAGTCCACCTTTTTGTGCTATAGCTTTAATTTGTTCATCTGTTAAATTTCTAGGAACATCACAAAGAGATTTACAATTTGAATGGGAAGCTATTATTGGTCTTGTTGTAGTATTGTATATATCCCAGAAAGTTTTTTCATTAGCATGAGAAACATCTATTATCATTCCCAATTTATCCATTTTTTCTATAGCTTTCTTTCCTAATTCTGTAAGACCTCTCTCTTTATCTCCTAAAACTCCTGTTCCTAGAGAATTTTCTTCATTCCAAGTAAGAGTAGCATGTCTAAATCCTAAATTATAAAATGTATCTAACCAATCAAGATTATTTTCTACAACTCTTAATCCCTCTATTCCCATTAAAACATTTATTTTTTCAAAATTTGGATTTAAAAAATCTTCTTTAGATTTTAAAATATGAAATATATCTTCATTACTGTTTATCTCGTTCATAGTGGCATTAATCATCAACATCATTTCTTTTTCAACTTGCTCTTTTTCATATTTTGAATCAAGCCAAGCTACAAATATTCCACCAAAAATCTCTCCTTTTTTCAATCTTTCTAAGTGAAAATTTTTAAATCTATCTTTTTCTATTCCGTCTTTTTTCTTTCTATGAATGTCATACCATATATCAGCATGTAAATCAAATATTTTCATATAACCTCACTATATATCTAAATCATCAATATCTATTGAGTTTAAAAGTCCCTTTAAAGTTTTTAATTCATCTTTTGTGAAAGTTAAACCTTTTCCCATTTTTTCGTGATTTTCATCCCAATCTCTTATATCTACTTTAGCTTTTCTTCCATTCCATGAAATTATATTTACTTCTTTTTTCCAACCTTTTGAACCTTCTCCTATAATTCCTAATTCTTCTATAATATCAAATTTTATTTCTGCCATTTTGTCTCCTCCTATTTCCTCTTATATTTTAATTATACAATATCATTAATTTTTTTAAAAATTTTTTTTATAATTTTTCATTGACAAAAAGTATTTTTTATTATTTAATTAAACTAATAAACTAATTATTTTAAGGGCGAGGTTTGTTTATGAAAAAAATATTTTTTGGAGCAATGATTTTTATATTCCTTTGTGTTTTTCTCAAGGAATTTTTTGTGGGATTTGAAAATTTCTATCCTCATTTTATTTCTTTAGGATTAGGGGTTTTAATTTTTTCAGTTTATTTTTTTGCCAAGGGAATGCAAAGAAATATCTCTCTACTTTGTTTTAGTATTTCCCTTTTACTTCTTAGTCAGAATTTTGATACTAAATTACTCTATAAAAGTTTAGAGAAAAGTGTTGGAATTATTTGTATATTTACAGTAATACCACTTCTTACATTTCCTATTGAAAAAGGTGATTATTCTCATTCAATTAAGAATTTTGTAAGTAGATTTAGTAAAAATAATAAATTTATTTTTACTATTTTATCTCTTTTTCATTGGATACTTACAATAATTTTAAATATTCCATCTATTCCTATAATGCAAGAAATTATACAAAAAAATAATTTTTCTAAAAAATATCTTACTAGAATGTATACTGCTGGATATTGTTGTTTTATGATATTTTCTCCTTATGATGGGCTTCTTAATATGATACTTATTATGTATTCTGTAAAACATTATCAATATTTCCCTTATGCACTTTTCATGTGTTTATTTATTGTAGGATTATCTTCTATTCTTCTTTCTTTTTCCGAAAAAGAAGTAGAAGATAAAAATCAAATTATTGAAAAATTATCTTCCTTTGATAAAAAGAAAATCTTTTCTCTTGTAGGAAATATAATATTTTTAATATTTGTAACAATCTTAGGAGATTATCTATTTACTTTTAAAAATCCTATGTTATTTATATCTCTAATAGTTGTTGGATATTCTCTATTTTGGAGTTTCCAGAATGCTAATTTCCAAGAATATAAAACTCAATTTAAAACTTATATTGAAAAAGCTACTAATTTTGGAACTATAATAGTTTTTTTAATATCTACAAACTGTTTAGGAGAAATCATTCAAAATATTTCTATTGGTGAGATTATAGAAAAAGGATTTTTAAAAATAATGTTTTTACCTAGTTATTTTTTAATACTTACTTTAATTCTTTTTACTGTAGTTTTAGCATTAGTAGGAGTCCATATGTTAATTCCTGTGGCTGCTATTCTTATGATTGTAAAACCTGAATTTTTAGGAATATCTCCTGCTTCATATCCTCTTGTTATAATGTGTTGTTGGATATCAGCTATGTCTATTTCTCCTTTTGTACCATTTCCTGCTGTTGTAGCTCAAACTATTGACGAGGATATACTAAAAGTAACTTTTAAATATAATAAAATTTATTCTATCCTTTTAATTTTATTATGTCCAGCTATAATATTATTATTAAATAAAATTTTATAGCTTTAAAAGAGTTATGAAATAATTCTTTTTATTTTACTGAACTATAAATAAAATTAATTAAAATAATTATTTTTAATAATGAATAATAATATTTTGTCTAAAAAATAATAAAAAAGAATTATTTTAAATTATTCTATAAAAATTTTATTTTTTCTAATATTTTCAACACTTTATTTATATTTTTTATGTAATTTTATAATAATTATATTTTGTCTAATTCCTTATTAAATTAAACTATATATAATATATATTTGTAATATATGTGAAATTTATGATATATTTTATTTGCTTTTTATTATTATATGTATATTTTTTAAGGAGGAAACATTTAAATGATATTAGAACTTACTAGTATCCAAACTATGACACTAGCTATAATAGTTTTATATTTAGGAAAATTTATTAATAATACTTTTAGATTTTTAAAGGAAAATTGTATTCCAGATGCTGTAACTGGAGGAACTATTTTTTCTATTATCACTT from the Fusobacterium perfoetens ATCC 29250 genome contains:
- a CDS encoding dipeptidase is translated as MKIFDLHADIWYDIHRKKKDGIEKDRFKNFHLERLKKGEIFGGIFVAWLDSKYEKEQVEKEMMLMINATMNEINSNEDIFHILKSKEDFLNPNFEKINVLMGIEGLRVVENNLDWLDTFYNLGFRHATLTWNEENSLGTGVLGDKERGLTELGKKAIEKMDKLGMIIDVSHANEKTFWDIYNTTTRPIIASHSNCKSLCDVPRNLTDEQIKAIAQKGGLIGVNAYVGFIKKCEYSNPVKVEDVDFNKRPTLKDLVDHIDYLVNLVGINHVAFGFDFCEYLEGHSDTNPIDLEDASKSQNIIQELLNRGYTKEDIEKIAYKNFWNFAINFFE
- a CDS encoding YdbC family protein, with amino-acid sequence MAEIKFDIIEELGIIGEGSKGWKKEVNIISWNGRKAKVDIRDWDENHEKMGKGLTFTKDELKTLKGLLNSIDIDDLDI